One window of the Cryptomeria japonica chromosome 7, Sugi_1.0, whole genome shotgun sequence genome contains the following:
- the LOC131056768 gene encoding toll/interleukin-1 receptor-like protein, protein MGMRVFLDSKELELGDFLPKEIESAMPSAKLHIAIFSENYAQSAWCLAEVSFMLKTGTQIVPVFYHVQPEDVRHAKGVFAEAFSRHEKMGRYNKEKIQEWKTALHSVSYYMGHIINNKE, encoded by the coding sequence ATGGGAATGAGAGTTTTTCTTGATTCAAAAGAGCTTGAATTGGGGGATTTCCTACCTAAAGAAATAGAATCGGCGATGCCCAGTGCTAAGCTTCATATAGCTATTTTTTCCGAGAATTATGCACAGTCCGCGTGGTGTTTGGCAGAGGTTTCGTTTATGCTCAAAACTGGCACCCAAATTGTTCCCGTTTTCTATCATGTTCAGCCAGAGGATGTTCGACATGCTAAAGGAGTCTTTGCTGAGGCGTTTTCCAGGCATGAAAAGATGGGAAGATACAACAAAGAAAAGATTCAGGAGTGGAAGACTGCGCTCCACAGTGTTTCATATTATATGGGTCACATCATTAATAACAAGGAGTGA